In Dromiciops gliroides isolate mDroGli1 chromosome 5, mDroGli1.pri, whole genome shotgun sequence, the following are encoded in one genomic region:
- the C5H12orf71 gene encoding uncharacterized protein C12orf71 homolog, with amino-acid sequence MRSEPFDTMASPSSQSDSADTEISSSESNFSLSVGYFPAQDTNSCEETGPESDFIHFLPPIQGAWLTESTGRSKGRYSQVHTSPEQFSKLSITLAWDIDLGPDQSDSVSDWGLNRENKWAGIKREKKPHRTMGKLDYFVQELETDTGKEDTLIPGSLPTEDSQITTVSPPETTKTTTMSIQDDSMSPDSPTVQSPEARHLVQPVMPQECQLKETKEMETCQYSKETPNYKNKRSSEESSSLSTGKREYQPPPSPGIQSLSCLNIGRLLRWLREQVISSLSGREQSQNKTTESTKLLSQKRQRSCRVQPEDTPKSNYQ; translated from the exons ATGAGGTCTGAGCCCTTTGACACTATGGCATCCCCATCCTCCCAGAGTGATAGTGCCGACACAGAGATTAGCAGCTCTGAGTCCAACTTCAGCCTCTCTGTGGGCTATTTTCCCGCACAGGACACAAACTCctgtgaggaaacaggcccagaaagtGATTTTATCCATTTCCTCCCCCCTATCCAAGGAGCATGGCTAACTGAAAGCACAGGGAGATCTAAAGGAAGATATAGCCAAGTTCACACCAGCCCAGAACAATTTTCCAAGCTTAGCATTACCCTAGCATGGGATATTGATCTGGGCCCTGACCAATCAGACTCAGTATCTGACTGGGGTTTAAACAGAGAAAATAAGTGGGCAGGCATTAAGcgagaaaaaaaaccacaccggACTATGGGAAAGCTGGACTATTTTGTTCAAGAGCTGGAAACAGACACTGGGAAAGAAGACACTCTTATTCCTGGGTCACTTCCAACAGAAGACTCCCAGATCACCACGGTTTCCCCTCCAGAAACCACTAAAACCACCACTATGTCCATCCAAGATGACAGTATGTCTCCAGATTCTCCAACTGTTCAATCTCCAGAAGCTAGACATCTGGTCCAACCAGTCATGCCACAGGAGTGCCAGCTCAAGGAAACAAAAGAG ATGGAGACTTGTCAATACAGTAAGGAAACACCAAACTACAAGAACAAGAGAAGCTCTGAGGAATCTTCCTCACTCTCCACAGGAAAGAGGGAGTACCAGCCTCCTCCTTCCCCAGGTATACAGTCGCTGTCCTGTTTAAACATAGGCCGGCTTCTCCGGTGGTTAAGGGAGCAAGTCATTTCCTCACTCTCAGGGAGGGAGCAGTCCCAAAACAAGACCACTGAGAGCACAAAACTGCTATCCCAGAAAAGACAGCGTTCATGCAGAGTCCAACCCGAGGACACTCCAAAATCTAACTACCAATAG